AGGTTGGAGTTGTAAGCTTGTAGCCTATTCTGCTTTGGATATATAAGTAACAGGACCCATTTCCTATAATTCAATCCTGGTTCTTGATTTCCTTTTCTATGCTTTACCTGCTGGATTTGTTAAATCTGAACTAAGTGTCATAATTACAGGTTTCCCCCTAATTCAACTTTCATTATGTGTCCAGTTAATTGTCTACTGATTTATTATTGATAACACACACTGTAATGTGTCATATAAACATCTGGGATTTATTAATCTCTTTCCTATATTTAGTtgattttaacctttttttttaatagggcTACCGGGACTCATTATCAGGGTAGATAAAGACTCTGATTATGTTTGTAAATTGATTGTAGTTTTAATTCTGTAAAGAAACCAAAATGATATGTATGCATTGCTTTTCATCCAGGATAACTTTAGTAGACTGCATGATAGAAGCAAGGAGATACCCAAAGCAACAAAGCAAGTTTCTCGACTTTTTCCAAACAAAGTGATTATTCAACTGCCTCAGGTACTGAATTTACAATCTGTTTCTGGCACAATATAGCTGTGcgattatattaatttctcaTTTAATATTTCTGAGTATCATGCCAGGATGAAGCTTTGCTTTTGGATTGGAAGCAGCAGTTGGAGCGTGATATTGAAACTTTAAAAGTGCAGTCAAACATTGTTAGCATACGCACAGTGAGTATTACCTGATAATGTTGCTTGGTTAACTTCATTTCAATTCTGCCCCTGGCAAGTTGGTGAATGCTTTTTGTAGAACCTTGACAATGTGTGAAATTCATTGAATGCTTGCTACAAATGGAAAATAGATCTTTCAGTATTTTAACCTATGAATAAGATGAGTTTAACTAGAGCCACTTCGGTCTCAGCACCATGCAAACTTGGCGGTTAAGGGTCCTAGCAGCCCATTCTTAAGATTGGTAAATGATGGTCAGTTTTGGTGGAATTATAATGTATGAGACTCTCGATGAAATCCCATGTAAGCATGCCCACCTCTGTACAATCACATTCAAACAATAAATAGTTCCAATAATTAGTCAATTTTATACTGATGTGGGCTTATTCAGATGTGTTATCTTATATTCCAgcaattaattaactttttattctAGGGTCTGGGATTAATcgtttcttttattatatctgGATAACTATATGCATTTAGCTATTTATAGAATTAGTCTGATAAACATTGTTAGAGAGATTTAGCCTTTTGGATCAAGCCTAGTTAACatggtattaaaatattatcttaatttggaTCCCTGTGTTATGTATCTACATCAGTATCAGAGATTTTAATACTGCTGTTGGACTTTTTCCTGTTAGCTTAAACTATTGGGTCAGGTCATTACTTACAAATGTTATTGTAATTGATGCTTCATGTTTGTTTTTCGTTATGTAATAATGATTTTCTGCTTTCAGATACTTGCCCGAAATGGCTTGGAGTGCCCTGATCTTGAAACTCTCTGCATCAAAGATCAAAGCCTTACAACTGAAAGTGGGTATTTTAAACTCATTATTGAAGTCATAAAGCTTTATGTGGTAGTTTAACGTTATCCATTATACTATGCAATTTTAACAGGTGTGGAAAAGTTGGTTGGCTGGGCTTTGAGCCGCCATTTTATGCATTGCTTAGAAGCTCCAGAAAAAGATGCTAAACTTAAGATATCTACTGAAAGGTTACTGGGTTCCTCTAGTTGCTGCCAACTATAAATCtctattgttaaaataattaaaaaattattgaatttaatgtgCCTAAGTTATCTCTTATGTTAACATTATTTACTTGCATTTCATATTGCAGCATAAGTTATGGACTGAACATTCTGCAGGGCATTCAAAGTGAAAGCAAGAGCTTGAAAAAGTCTCTGAAGGTAAAGTTTGTTGTTATCTCTTTGCACTGTcattaatttctatatgctttcTTATTCTGGCAACTGGCTCTGAATATCTGTTCatcttacattttttatttgacttcTTTCAGGATGTTGTTACTGAGAATGAATTTGAGAAGAAACTCCTTGCTGATGTTATTCCCCCTACTGATATTGGGGTTACTTTTGACGACATTGGTGCCTTGGAAAATGTGAAAGATACCTTGAAGGAATTGGTGATGCTACCTCTTCAAAGGCCTGAGTTGTTTTGCAAAGGACAGCTAACAAAGGTTTGGTTGATATTATCTGtaaatatatttgtgatttAATATATTCACTCACTCATGCtgctttttttaaatcttttttctgAATTGTTTGTTatcttatgttttctttttatgatataCCCTTTTTCTACAGCCTTGCAAGGGAATTTTGTTGTTTGGGCCTCCTGGTACTGGGAAAACAATGCTTGCGAAGGCTGTTGCAACTGAAGCTGGTGCAAACTTTATCAATATATCCATGTCAAGCATTACCTCAAaggtgtatatatttatatgcagTCTATTCTCTTTTTGCTTCTTCTGAGTTTGAGTTTGCATAGCCTGACATCTCTTTATTATTTTCAGTGGTTTGGTGAAGGAGAGAAGTATGTTAAAGCAGTCTTCTCTTTGGCCAGTAAAATTGCTCCTAGTGTTGTTTTTGTTGACGAGGTCAGTTAAACacatttgtttctttttggGCTAAATAGTTTTATGTTCTACCCGTTCTTTCTTGTCATCATGTTATACTGTTCTTCATATTCTTTAGCTGCAAATGATATTTTGTTCACTTGGGTGATTGTTTTAGGTCGATAGCATGTTAGGAAGACGGGAAAATCCGGGGGAGCATGAGGCTATGCGTAAAATGAAGAATGAATTCATGGTAAATTGGGATGGTCTACGTACAAAGGATAAAGAACGTGTATTGGTACTTGCTGCTACCAATAGGCCTTATGACCTTGATGAGGCTGTAGTTAGGAGGCTTCCCAGGAGGTGAACGCCATGTTTGCCATTTTTTGGTCCTTGTTATCTGACAAGAAAATGATTATCATTGATGCTATTGTACTGTCTTGGTCTGCAGATTGATGGTTAACTTGCCAGATGCCCCAAACAgggagaaaatattaaaagttattttaaccAAAGAAGAATTGGCACCGGATGCTGATTTGGAAGCTGTTGCGAGTATGACTGATGGGTACTCTGGAAGTGATCTGAAGGTTTGGAGTCCCTTCGTTTTTTAGTTTTGTGTGCATATTCTATATTGCCTGTTCTTTTGTCcctctaattattaattaattacttttttgtTGACAGAACCTATGTGTTACTGCTGCTCATTGCCCCATAAGAGAAATTttagagaaggagaagaaggtTAGTTGGGTGatttcttgaaattaaaataaatgtgatAGTTATTGCTTTACTCTCCAATGCAGTATATGTCAGTGGTACACAAGTccttaataaattatagttggcTTCTTGGTATGTGAACAGCTGCATCATGTTCCTACAAGCATGATAAACACCTTTTGGTATGTCTAGTTGGTTTTGCTAATGCCAACTGCATAGGATATCCCTTCAGTCTCAGAAATATTTCCTGGAAATGTTATTTAACCCAgggtatttgaaatttgataattgaTTCTTCCCTTTGCTCCTATGGTGGTGCATGATGACCTGATCTCTCTCGATCCTTCTCAGGGCTGACTAATAATTTTACAACTTGACCACACGGTTTAGTTGCTAGAAATGTCATTAATCTATATCTGAATCATGTTGGGAATACCTTGATTGTATAGCTGATTCTAGCTATAAAACAAGTTCTttgatcaaaattaatttaaatttgtccTTGCCTCTTTCTTTTACTGGCTGAGTTTTTTggctactttttttttttttttgtaaatgcCATCTCTTAGCTGAGAAGTCAAATACACACACAGATGATCAAGGATACAATATGATAAATATCATATTGATGTTATCTGTCAAGTTTTTTTTATCATGGTGTTATATAAATGGCTATTGAGTTTGTATACATCAGTTGAGGATGGACCTGTGGTCAGAAACATATATTGATTTGTTGTTCAAATTTCAGGAGAGAGCTCTAGCATTGGCTGAGAATAGATCTTCACCTGCATTGTATAGCAGTGCTGATATTCGCCCTCTGAAGATGGATGATTTTAGATATGCACATGAGCAGGTATTTGTGCTTGCTATTTATTGTCattacattttgttttttttggtcTTCCCAAAGTACCTGTTGAGGTCATTACTACTTTGTTATTGATAGAAGTACGAGTATCTCTTCTGTGGTGCTTTGCCTGGGTCGTGATTAAAGCTGGTTATGTCCTTAATATTGTAATATTCCATAAGTAATGTTTTGTTGTGTAATGTGGTACAGAGGTGAAAGATACAGGGAAAAAAATCATGATTGTGGATTTAGTTGTTATAGTTGATTTCTGATAGAACTTGTATTTTGCTTTTGATATGGAAGAACTGTGGGTTTTTTCACAGTTGAAGATGACAGTAATGCTGTACATTTTTATGCAGGTATGTGCTAGTGTATCATCTGAGTCTACAAATATGAATGACCTCCTTCAGTGGAATGACTTGTATGGAGAAGGTGGATCCAGAAAGAAGAAATCTCTCAGCTACTTTATGTAGGGATGGTATCATTGTGTATAGCACATTCTTGTGTAGTTTATTCTTCTTTGTCATCTTAAAAGGGTGGCAAGATCTGGGACCTTTATTTATGGAATTCCATTGATGGTCCCATCTcctttgtattatatatttataggtttttcaaatttttattaggaatttttctatatttaatcAAGCAGGTAACTTCcttttgtctctctctctctctctttttccttctgCCTGTACATAccaattatcaattaaatatgaattattcttattttctccCCCTCTACCCTAATCTGTCCATACTGAATGTTGCcggtttttgtttttcttttaaataatattatatagaaTTGTTGATCGATTAAGATTGGGAAACTGCCCAGTCCATAGACAAAGCTTGAGCCTGGAAAAGTTTCGATCGTCTTCTTCATTTTGCGTAactcaaaaagtaaaaaaaaagaaaaaaatctattgGTGTCTGTTCTCGAATTTTCCTTTACTCCCTGCGTAGTGTCGAAGTGCAAATTTCACCGTCAGTTCAACTAGGCTTTGCTAGTTTTAAATTCGCGCTCTTTCTTAAAGGCTGTCTAGTTTTGGAATTCCCTGGTAAAACAAGTTTATTGGTGAGTGTGTTCCATTTGcagtctttaaaattttaaaatccatATGCCTTGTAGAGAGGAgggatgataatttttttcacagAAGGAATTGGAAAACGTATAAATCTCATATATTCATGGCATGGAGACGGGCCAATGTCCACTGAATCGGCATTAATTTTGACCATTGACGTTTAGAGGTTTAAGTTTCTCTATCATGCGTGCAAATCTCGTGAGATCCTTTTGTTTGCAGAACCAGATGCTTCGATGGGGGTTATTTTTGGAAAACGTGAGCGTGTGTGTGTGGATACCAAATTCGTAgtcattcaaatatattattattattattttaatttgtgcTTGTGTGGATGTGGTGCGGTGGTGCGGTAATCAAACAGAAAGTCTTGTATGATGGAGGCCATGATTCATTCATCTACCTTCCTCCTTCCCGTAAACCCATCGGACGCTCACCATCCTTCTGTGACCTACGCTCTTGTCCTGCTTAATCAACGCCTCCCTAGATTCGCTCCGCTTCTTTGGGAGCACGGTACTTGTtctcattatcattatcattttcattcttACTCTCGCTTGTTTTATTCGTTTTGAGGTTTTAGTTGTTTGATTTTGCATAATAAAGCACAACTACGTTTGTGTGCTGATGGAGGCGCTAACCGTGTGTACGACGAATTCCCTCAATTATTTCCTCATGAAGATGCTTCTGATGTTCGAAACaggtttttctttgttttgctttttaAATCTGCTATCTAGTTCTTTGCTTTCTTAGACCTAgaatttatgtttgttattttgaatatttccTTGCGTGGTTCTGCCTATCTTCATGTTTCTCGAGGAAACTAATACGAGTTACTCCAACTGAAAATGATCAATCCTTTTCATCCttctttttcaaatatgttatGTTTTTCTGGCTTCTTTTCCGTTTTATGGACTAGTTTCTCTTTATCGAATTGATTGTATATTGTTGTGTAAATGTTTCACAGTGATTTGGTATACCagtattaagaaaaatatattgtcTGGCTATATTAACTGGACGCCATTTAAAGGGGACATGTCGCGAATATTGACCGCTAATGATGAGAAAAAGGCTTTAAATAGGTGCCAATAAGCCTTAAAAATCCTACGGGaaagcaaatgaaaattttttttcttttttaaataaaaccttgTAGCTAATCCAGTACGAACATAATAGAGCAACTGTTGTTACATTTTGTGCTTAATTTGCTGATAATTTCAACTGAAATATTGACTTGAATTAAATGCTTCAATACTAACAATCATATTACGGAGCCTCCTCTGGAGCATGAACACAACAGATTACCCTGAATTTTATAGGGTTTTATATGCTTTTTATCACCTTGATTTGAGTTGACATGGACTCCTGTCTTTCTATCTTTGAGCCACTGCTTTTTATGTGGAGCAGATCATATCGTTACCCTAACTATTAGATTTCTATTAGGTACAAGCCAGACCTCATCAAAGGAGACATGGATTCAATCCGAACAGAAGTACTGGATTTTTATACTAGCTCGGTAAGCTAACCTTTTGCGTGGCTTTCTAGATAGTGTTTTCCGTGATCATTCTAGGTTATGATTTCCATTAATTTTCTACTTCTTGTTTACTTTAAACATAAATGAAAGCACAAATGATTAATACTGCAAGGTTGGcgtgttatttttttaatgttctaTTTTTGGGGCATGAGTTTCTCTTTTTGAGAATCCTGCATTATTGTGGTACtatgttttgtatatatatggtgCTGGGGCCATTAGATGTTCATGCTTCTTTTATGCAGGGAACAAAGGTAATTGACGAATCTCATGATCAGGACACCACAGATCTACATAAATGTGTAGCGTATATTCAGGACTTCACACCGAACCTGGAGAAGTCTAATGTAAGTTATGTTTGGCTCCTTTAAGTTCATATATTTCTTAGATACCTGTTATAtctatcattaataatatcatatcaacTTGTCATTGGAAGTGGGTTGGACTGactaattcaaatatttctGTACCTCATGCATCTTGAATGTGTTGAAAATCATTGGTTTAATGTGTGTTTGGATGGCATTGTAAATACTTTGTGTTCCTGGGCAGCTCTGCATTCTTGTTGCTGGTGCACTTGGTGGACGGTTTGACCATGAGGCTGGAAATATCAATGTTCTTTATAAATTCTCAACCATGCACATAATACTTTTATCTGATGATTGCCTCATCTACCTTCTTCCAAAGACTCACCGCCATGAGATATATATCCAATATTCTGTTGAGGGTCCACATTGTGGACTCATTCCAATTGGATCACCGTCTGGCAGAACTTCAACGACTGGGCTGCAATGGGATCTTGGTGAGTATATTGCAAACACATTATTTCATACTTTTCTACTTTGTGCTGGGCTGAAAGGTGAGTGCCAGATCGTTCTTCTTTTAGGTTAATCTGGTAACCGTTTATGGCATGAGATAGTGCATGAATTGGTAGTAGCCTGAAATTTAACTGAGTGGAATATAAATAGAGGCATTTTGGGGTGGGGAAAGATGGATATCGAGTTATTTGGTCTCTATTTACGTTGAAGCATGTTCAATCAAGGCATCTTGACCCTGTACCTGTAGTTGAAGTTCTTTCTTGATCATCATTTTACTACTGGATACCTGTGGATTTGGTATGATACTGAATTAGTGATGATACTTATGTCCATTCATGCAAAatttgccttttcttttttctggttAACTGCTCATGTCATTTGGGTACTGGACTATGATGCACTCAAGCTTACTGATATTTCTGTAACAGATGATACAGAGATGAGATTCGGTGGCTTAATAAGTACATCCAATATTGCAAAAGGAGAGAAAGTAACTGTGAAATCTGGCTCAGATCTTCTTTGGACgatatcaattaaaatgaaGCCCATAGTCTGCAAATGTACAAGTTGTCCTTGATcaactttttttattcttgataggccaaaggactatttcccacccaaggtatgctattttcccaagttttcccatgttaactttgaaaatctcatttatccacctatggattattaaaattaacagtttaaaggataaaattattattttatctataatattaaaaataaattaaaatttaatccattttCCCCCAtaacccttaaaaactaatcatttccccctaggtcaagttttaaaaaatagcattcccctttagggtttagttttcaatcttcgaTGCCAAATTCGACGACGAAGCTTTTCCAACACACCACCATGCTCTGGTAGCCTCTCTTCCCTTATCTGAAATGTCAATCGGCCTAGATCTGGCGTTGTCTTCGTCtggaaagttgaagagcttcatcaggagacgaagctcttcgtttttccagacgaagacgaggtcgtcatcttcgtttgggaagacgaagagtttcatCTCCCGACGAAACTCTTCAACTTTCTAGATGAAGACGACCCTAGATCTAGGCCGATCGACGTtccaaagaagagaagagaggtcATCGGAGCATAGTGGTGTGTCAGGAAAGCTTCGTCATTGGCGATGGCGTctgggattgaaaactaaaccttaggggaggaatgttattttttaaaacttgacttagggggaaatggttagtttttaggggttagggggggggggggggggggagagataaaattttaagaggttagagttctgttaattttaaccattcacgggtggataaatgagattttcaaagttaatgggggaaCTTTAAGATTATAGCATACttggggtgggaaatagtcctttcgcCTTCTTGATAAGTAATCATGATCTAACTTGCTGTGGCCTGATGCAGCAGCAAGAAAGTAGAGACCATTTGTATGTTTGTTTATACTGAAAGttgtaatttatttgttatataactAAATATGATTTACATTTGATGTTGGAAATTCTATACCCAATCAAttctttttttgggtaaagtaaattttttagaatttaataaatatgataaagtttgaatttaagttttttatctaaaattgtaATGAACTATTAGATTTGAtgacctttaattttaataagactATTAAATTGTGAGTGTGTAATGGAATGTATGTTTTAATTGGTTTGGGAATCATTttgactatttttcatccaaagtGTGATGAAATGAGTTCACACCTTTTGTTTCATCCATCAGATCAATAGTACcgaattttgtttaatttgaaacatttttttatcgGGGCTCGGGCTGGCCGGGCTTACGTCCGACTGGCTTCAATTTTTGGCGGCAAAAGCTTCAAGGTTAGCGATCTGGTCGATTAGTCTAGATATTTAACCCTTACTCTAACCATTATGGTAACTTCTTACCGTAGATTAACCTGCTTGTGCCCAGAATAGCACTCCctctaatttttcattgtagGGTCTTTTCCACAACATTCCTGCATTAACTTTGTATCGAGGTATGAGCTCATGACTGTTGAGTTCACAGTCTAAGGTTTGACGAATATCATCGTTATAGTTAGCGCTTCAATGGAATCAGAAACCTTAACTATATCACCGATCATCAGACCCATAAATAAAGGTGTGGTTCATAGAATCTGCGCCGGCCAAGTCATTTTGGACCTATCATCCGCCGTTAAGGAGCTCGTTGAAAACAGCTTAGACGCCGGTGCAACCAGCATCGAAATAGCATTGAAAGAGCACGGCGCTGAGTCTTTCCAGGTTATCGACAATGGCTGTGGCATTTCACCCAATAATTTCAAGGTGCTTGTCAAAATTACTCTTAAGAGAAGATTTGTTATTTCacaaatttaagaatatttatgaAGTACTGTTAGTTCAATGTTGCTTGCGGTGCGGTTTTTGCATGCTGTTTCTGATATCCTTAAGGCTCTATACTTTATGGCCTATTTC
This sequence is a window from Mangifera indica cultivar Alphonso chromosome 5, CATAS_Mindica_2.1, whole genome shotgun sequence. Protein-coding genes within it:
- the LOC123215566 gene encoding thiamine pyrophosphokinase 1, whose protein sequence is MMEAMIHSSTFLLPVNPSDAHHPSVTYALVLLNQRLPRFAPLLWEHAQLRLCADGGANRVYDEFPQLFPHEDASDVRNRYKPDLIKGDMDSIRTEVLDFYTSSGTKVIDESHDQDTTDLHKCVAYIQDFTPNLEKSNLCILVAGALGGRFDHEAGNINVLYKFSTMHIILLSDDCLIYLLPKTHRHEIYIQYSVEGPHCGLIPIGSPSGRTSTTGLQWDLDDTEMRFGGLISTSNIAKGEKVTVKSGSDLLWTISIKMKPIVCKCTSCP